tattcttttgttcctgggagtagatttagaatagaatcgcatttggtaaaatttttatttcagaaacaaatttattcccgagaacaaatttggagtagaatcaagaattaaaaaaagaagttgattcttgttctcgggaacaattctagaatcaatcACTTATTTTCTccttatatttccttttcttttgtttttcttccctttttcttcttcttcatatgcTACCACCGCTGTGGTTGCCGTCCGCTGTTGTCTACCGGTCATCGTCGCCGATCGTCGGCAATCGGTCCGGCAAGCTCACcgaaggcaagcccaaccattggcgaggctcgacctcacatGATCTGGCTAGGGTGGGCCTTGCCGATGGCCAAGCGAGTCTCACCTGGGCCTCCCCCGGCCACCGGTAAGGCTCGCCTAATCAGGCGAGGCTCGACTAGCCCCGACAAGGCTCGGCCGAGCTCGCTCAGTGCTAacaagggccggcgacactcTGGTGAGGTCATTGGCCCTCGTCTGGCTAGTCGTTGATCATCCCAAGACCGGCGACCGGACCGAGActggaagatgaagaagaagagaaagaatggaaaagaagaaaagaagaaaagaagaaaatgaaaaaaatgaaaaaaatgaaaaagtaataaaattatttaaaaattaaaagaaaataatttagagTAGAAAATttgaacacggtaccaaacgcaattctattccagaaattgaaattttggatagttaccaaaccgcttaaaatgcttagaaattgttcctgaaacaaaagcgttaccaaacgtgcccttaaGGTATGTTTGTTAAccgattctattcttttatccTAAAAAACAAGACAAGAACAGAAATtagtttggtaatttttttattctttattctcctaaatagatttggaacataatcaagaagtaaaaaaaaaatttgcttatttgtttccgaaaataatttcAGGATCAAGCccaacattttattttttgctattttcttttcttcttttctccttctctcttcttcttcctcctagtTGGTCACTAGCCACTGCTGGCCATTGCCACTTGCCAGCCACAACGagccacaaagaaggaggaagaagaagagaaaaggaaaaagaaaaagaaaaagaaagagaaaaacaagaaaaatatactaaaagtattaaaaaaaaattaaaaaattgaagagtccagaataaaaattttgggcaaTTACAAAGGGTCTTcaaattaggggtgagcgtggttccggtagaaccgaaccggaaccgaaccggaggaggttccggttcggttcccggttcttttTTCCGGAACCGgacggttccggttccggttccggttccggcctcccataggaaccggaacccgaggaaccggaaccggcaaagttacaaaataaaaaaccctaattctTTCCGTGCGATTCCCCCTTCCGTTCAActttccccctttccctttctttttccctctctcttttctccaccttttcctcctcacgtcacttcccgcccccactttttttttcttttcctctctctctctctctcttcttttccccctctctcggccgaacccccacctcttcttcttcttcttcttcttcttccttcctctcgccggttgctgcttcacccaccaccacaccgccgccccacgccctactcaccaccacctcttggccaccaaaccccaccacccaccgctcgtccAACAAGCCGTCTCTCCGTTGAGTCCGACGAGCTGTCTTGCCGTCCGCGCCACCGTGAGGCACCGCCGCCCCcaagccaccatcaccacctcttgctgcAGCTTGCTCGGCCGTCCGAGCCATCGTTGCTCCGAACCGTCACCACCTCCGCCCGAACTAGCTCTtcccccttggccgtgggttgagccACGGCTGCCGCCTTCTTCAGTGCGCCATTCATGTCGCCGTTGGTGCCGTGAGTCTCGTGCCTTCGTCGCCGtcgcgccaccgtcgccgcgtgctcgccgtcgccgatcaagaagaagctggtgaagaagaaccgaaccgaacagGCCCATCCCTCCCCGGATTCGCATGCGAACCGACAACACTTTCCTTCacgttttgtccaaaaaaagccatctttttattttattttatttttttgtggccTAATTTTTGTCGCCGAAATCGTTCAGGTACAATGCGAAGCGTAGGCACCGGCGCCGCACCAAGCTAGGGTTCCGAGGTGTTTTCATGGGAGGAGTTGCTTTTGCTTTGGGTTAGAGCTTTTTAGTTGTTGCGAAAGAGACCTTGATGCTTTTCGATTATTGCTTTTAAGCGAATTGAAGACTTTTAAGGAAGCAAATAGCTGCTTAGATACTGATCTTTTGCTTTGTTACTCTCGAGCACAAGCATTTTTTATATCCGATGATCTGCAAATTGTGGTAGTTTCTGTTGCTTCATGTGGTTTTGATAGTATCGTAGATGGGATTTTAGTGAATTTTAATGTTGCTTCAACTTTATGTCTTGTTAAGCTTGTCGTTGTTACAACACATTGTGTTCAACGTTCGGTGCCTTTCATCGGTTCCGCTAATGATTGGCCTGATCTTCTTATTTAGATGAGACTTATAGGCTTGTGTTGGACCCGCTTTCCTGTTCGGTGCTTGTTGAGGTCACGGTGGTGCTTGTTCTCATAGTGTGGTAGTGATTATTAGTGGTCGTCCTTCCGGACATTGGGGAGCTTTTAGTTGTGTCAATTCTGAGGAATTTCAACTTATGTGGTATTGGTTTGCTATCTCGCAATGTCTAAATAAGAGTAACATCGCTTTATTGGGCATCTTCAATAGCTTCAAGTCGGTTTAGCATGTGAAGTGTGTTCTAGCATCAGGTTGCAGGATTCATGGCTATGTCGTTATTATTGCtgcattattttccattttttcaatctaaaaatgaaaaataaaaaaaataaagaacctgttggaacctgttggaacctggaaccgaccctggaacctgtgacagggtaggttccaggttcttggttctaacgggtaggttccaggttccaaaaaatgaggaacctgtacccgagggtaggttccaggttccaagcggaacctgtaaggaaccgggaaccgctcacccctacttcaAATGCtgagaaattgttccccgaatagaataaaaatgaattatcttTGAGTGGAAATTGTTCCTGTAAAACATATCCTTAGTTGAGAAATGCTCGTGCTTGTGCCACAGAAACAAGAAATCTAACACTTGATGACAGATTGGGGATAAAAAGGTTAATACATCCAATCGGCCTAACCTACCATCCTAAAGAATATCaacttgtcaaaaaaaaaatcggtcttTTAGGGTGTACATGATAAAATTTccgtttctctatttctttgtatttctattctccggaacaagtttggaacataaatccgtttggtaacacagtttcatttttctatttctggaataaatttATACTTTTGAAATAGACTAGGAGCAAAAATCATACgttaaaattttagcttttctatttctagaacaaaaatgagaaatgaaaactttTCTCATTGTTCACTCTTATTGTCGCTTGCTGCTCACCCGCCACTCGTGGTACGCCGAACCCTTGACACCGACCATCAGATGCCCATTGCCTACCGTTTATCGTGGGTCATCAAATGCCAGCCGCCCATCGTCGGATGCCGACCACCCAACGTGGGTTGCGAGACATTGGACGCTTGTCATAGGACGCTAGACACCTGTTGCCAGTCAATGAATGCCGGCCATCGGACACTGGTTGCCAGACACCCCTCACCGATCGCTCGACGTTGGACGCCGATTGACCATTGCCAGATGCTCGATGCTCACCGCCAGTCGCCCAATGCCCAACGCAAAATGCCGGTCGACCACCGAACAATGGCCGCCACTcccttagaaatagaaattttattctattatcaaatgaatttttattccaaaaacaaaaattttgagttgttatcaaatatgtttctttgcttagaaacttgtttggggaacaaaaattaatttctgttttagaaattttgtcatgcgcgccttTAGGCAGAGAAAGTGAAATGGATGTATGGTGAAATAGTAAATCCTATAAACACACAATACCGCATATAGTGCAACGCAAGGACTGTTCCTGTTCTTCTTGCTCTCCAACATTGTCACTAAACCGGGGGTAAACGACTAGCCTATCGGTTTAGTGACGGTGCCGTAAGGCATGCTAGCATTGCAGTGGGCCTTTCACTCATCCTCACTCATCCCAGATGCGAGAGGCTACTATAACTGCCTATCCGACTACTTCATCTTTCTTCTCTGTAGGCCTCATTCGAAGGTAACAACAACTAATGAAGAGAAGCATCACAAATATGGCGATTAAGCCGATAATTGCAACCAAGGTACCTaattcgataatttttttttcagcatatttaaaactattaaaatatctaaataataAACCCTACtatcatctaataatttaaatttttagaatagttacTCGAGGTCCCAAAAATTCTCACATCTATCAGGGCAGGAGGTCATGGAGTATGCATGAGGGGGagcattaaaatatttaaataataacttACGTCATCATTTATTatcttaagcttttagaaccaTTGACAGTAGTTCCTGAAAATCTTATAATTTGCTTGGTTTATTACTAAATATTCTAGCAAAACCAACccttcaattgcaattttggaaGGAAGAGGTGAAGAGCTCAATTTCCCACCTTCTTAGGAGTCGGGAATAGGGGTGAGTGAGGGAGTAGAGTTTCACAACTTGCGGATAGTACATAGCACACAATGACTTGTCAAATAGATATAGGATAGgactagacaaaaaaaaaatgtaatcctaaaggGGTGAATGCTCGGCATACCTAATAGGGAATGTGAGTTTTTCCTTGTTTTGATAGCAAGAGAAGACTTGTAGAGCAAATTGACATCAAGGACACATTGGATCCCATTGAGCGTGTGCAAGGTGATGGTCCCATATTGGACCCCTATTGCAACCTCCTAGTGGTTGACTCTACAAGACTTTTAATTATACAAGCCATTTAGGTTGCTTGTACCATAAGTCAGTCAAGTCAACTGAAATAGagtttttccttgttttgttcGCAAGAGAAGACTTGCAGAGCAAATTGAAGTTAAGGACACATTGGATCTCATTTAACGTGTGCACGGTGATGGGCTAGATCCGCCTCATAGGCCCATCAcatctaaaaaaaaagagagagattaatGCACtcaaagtcctaaaacttgtaatgAAAATACAATCGagtctcaaaattttcaaaaagtgcaataaatagAAGGACTTAAATggactaatttgacaagttttaaaacatGATGGCAAatgttttaaaacttaattgcactttcatgataaattttaggacttaattgtactttttgaaaattttagaactcaatcaCACTTTCattacaagttttaagacttctaatGCTTTGATcccttttttaaagaaagaggaaaagtcgaaataaagaaaataaaaagagggccAAATGTTCTCAGCGGTGGAGAAGGGAGAGTAGCGGTATTTTcgtgcaaaaaaagaaagaaagaggtaTAGAGTGTGCCATATATGAGGTTGATTTGATATAAATTAGTTGAGTTTTGAGGAAGATATTGATTCTGAACAGGCTTAATCTCTATTGAATTGTTGTCATCTCTCCCCAAAAAAGTAGTATCGGGGCTAGCGTTGATGGAGGAAACTAGCAGTACTATATTTTAGTTAAATGTCTCAAACAATTCTACTTGGAATCCTCATATTGAAGATATATTTGCAATTATTGTCCTTCAACCTGAAGGACGGAAAATATGGGGAATGATACGGCCATCCTTTCACCCAAAAGATGTAGTCTCAAACTATACAAAAATCAACTCCCATAAGTCTTCTTGTAGCACTTTTGCTCTACTAGTCGCTAACCaaagaaatttaaaagtttGGGAAGGAAAGGGGTGAGTAATCACCGTTCAGTAAGTAGTGCGTATTTCTTTTAAGCAAATTGAACATTTGCTATGCATGTTTAAGACATAAAACATAACTTGTTATATTGAATTTCACAATATAACAAACttataagaagaaaatgagttaTATACACTTCAACATAGCTATATTTATAGCAGAAATATCCATTtcacaataatatcaaaacaaatatcaatGGTCCTATCCATAgatcaatctcatcaaatcacatgACAATGGTCCATTTCATTGGCCAATCTTGTGCTTAGATATCGACCATGGTCGTGCATAACGTCTCGTGACAAAGCGACCAAACTCTTCATTTGGTAAGGTCTTCACCTATCTTGTCAGTGGTTGTGTGACGTCTAGAAATTTCCATATTCGATAATAGTATTTTGGACTAATTTTCATGATTGGATTGCTAGGAGTCTGAGGCGATAGAATTTGGTGAATAGATTTTAATGTGTACATAAGTGGTGTGGAGAAATGATATTTAATTTACCACAAGCCCATCCATGAAGAAAGATGTCGCTTACGCTGCCATTCACCGGGGGCATAATTCGGTAAGTGACACGCCATTGATTGACAAAGGCATAGTCCTCCTGGTGGATTGGTCCGATTCAAGCCCTTTCATTTGGACAAAGAAGGCTGGATGTTGGGGTGATGGTGGTGTAATGGAATTGCTGCTGAGCAAGAGAACTACGGTTGTCATGGTGGGTCTAATAGCTGGATCTTCCTGAATACATAGCAAGCAAATATGCAGGCATCGAAGCACTTGATCTCTCGAATTTGAATCCACAATAGCTGGGTCTAACACTTTCAAGGGTGTGCCGTCTCTCCATTGATTCCATGCCTACAAGAATAATTCcggaaaatcttcacaaaattgCGGCATTAATTCAATGACTCATCATGCAAGACATCTGAaatcttgcaaaaaaaaaaaaatcgtataTGACCAAGGAACAAGATAATTGAGACAAGTgtaaaaaattactaatatgCCGAAACTATAAACATCTGATTTATAGGAATTTCACAAAATTGCGGCATTAATTCTGTAGGCCAAAGGACTAAGTTTTATAGGAATTTCAACTTCACTTGGGGAAAATTACTAATATGCAATGTAAAAAATTGTCTCGATAGCATGGTGAAACTTACATAACCAGCAAGATATTCATCCTGGTATAAGTTATTCTTCTTGCCGCAAATGATCTCTAGAAGTAGTATGCCGAAACTATAAACATCCGATTTCACCGAGAACTctccatgcattgcatattcTGGAGACATGTAACCACTGCAAATTCGAACATTAGCCATATGTATATAGcatattcagatgcagatcgGTGAGCATCCATAAATAGATCAAATGAGCAAGTCCGGCATCCAATTACAAAGTCATCTATTCAAAAACTAATAGAATTTATTTGTGCTAGCCTGAGTTTGATTGACCCCGAAAATCcttgccatgccaaaatctgaaatctttgGGTTGATTTCACTGTCTAACAAGATATTGCTACATTTTAGGTCACGATGGATAATTCGGAGACGAGAATCTTCATGTAGATAGAGCATTCCTCGAGCGAtcccaaatattattttataacgTAATGGCCAATCCAATTGTCTCCTTTTTTGGGGATCTGCATCGTTGTACCCCAAATTCATTAATGTGCTAGCATGAGGAATCTCTTTAAAAACTCAAGGTGAAGTTGATCACATGATActaaaatataattattctCATGCATCTAATGTAGCTTACAGGAAAAGGTATAGTCAGTTGAAAGAACTAAACCTCTTAATTTCAAGTTGTACATGGTGCAAAAAAGAAGGTTAAATTGCAACATACCAAATAAGAAGTAATCAAGGCTTTTATTTGGCACAAACTCGTAGACTAGTAGCTTTTCCTCTCCCTCCAAGCAAAATCCAAGCAATCGTACAAGGTTTATGTGTTGGAGCTTTGCAACtaatagaatttcattcttaAATTCTCCATCACCCTGTTTTGACCTTTGAGATAGCCTCTTCACTGCAACTTGTTGTCCATTGGGAAGTCTACCCTAAAGTGTTTTGCATGTATTGTTAATTCCTCATAACAACTTAAAAACCAACATAAAAAAGCTTcaagtgtttctttttctttgacatCATTACGTTCAATTCACATGTAAAGCATTCTTGATTGTTTCTAATAGATATGTCATAAATACCTGGAAAACTTCACCAAATCCACCTTCCCCCAACTTGTTTTCATGAGAGAAATAATTTGTCGCAGCTTGTATTGTAGCCAAGTCAAATTGCAATGACTCCACAGCAGTAAGCTCCTTTGCACCTATATTACTCAGCAACTCAATTTAATTATCACACTACATCAACAATGGCTCTTAGTAGCATTTATTGGGATGCTAGTGCTTGGGGACATTATCACAATGAAGGCACCAAATTAGACTGGCATGGTTGTGTTCCCCTACCCTAAAGCAATCTTTCCTCTCTTGATAGGTCATGAAGTAAAACAAAATTCATTAATACTACAAGAAACAAAGTAATGAGATGAATCTTGTATCATGATAACTTCTTTATACTGAGGGCAGTTTTAGGTTTGTTATTTGCGGTGCAAATGCTACCTATGCTTGGAGAGAATCATTAAAGATTAGGAGTATTTTAATGCCTTATTATGTGGTTTGTAATGGTAAAACTATATCACTCTGGCATGACTCTAGTCTTCTCTTTGCTACTTCGAATTACATTCTTTCCTCTACTTTAGCTTGGGAGATTGTCAGGGATTGAGGCACAATATTTGGCTTTGACCTTAGGTGGATTTGTATTTTAGTTGGCTATACAAGATAAGttgcctatatatatatatatatatatatatatatatatatatatatattaagcaATTGACAAATAATATTCTCCTTAAGGCcaaactctcttcttttgtcTTGAAAGTACTGAGATTAGATCCCATATGTTCTTTGGATGCAATTTCTCTTAGCAAGGCTGGAAGAGTGCCCTTCAGCTTTGTTTTCTTCCTAGAGATATTGGTGTTTGGGAGTTTGAATCATCCTGATGCGCCAGGCTATGAAAGGGAGAGATTTTCATAGGTCCTTGATGAAACTTTTGTGGAATCACTGCATCTTTTTCATCTAGAAGGCCAGAAATGAATTGTTACATGTCCATACTGCTCCTTCTCTTGATGGCATTATACATGCTTATGGAGTCAAGTATAGTTTTGAAGGTTGAAAGAACATGAAGAACCGGATCTTTCTATTATCAAATATTGTTGTTGATTTTTCCATTACATATGCTACATTTATATTAAACGGACTCTTGATTTGTATGATTAATAATCATAGTCcccacaaaaaataaagaagtttcaTAATATGCTCAATTTATATAACATAGATAGTTTATGAGAAAATAAAGGCAAATAgtcaatttaccattttttcctttgatgactTCAAacatcttctttccttttcttcgaaGAACGCAACAAATGAGAGAAAGAAGTACCATGACACTTCCAAGAGGTATAGTAACGGCAATGATTATCACAGTAAATTTATTGCTTTTTCCTGCACACGTGCCATCACGAGTATGAgacaattgacaaaataaactAAAAGATTTTTAGATCAAAGCGTTTTTAGGAATGtgaaatataaaagagaagatATTAGAGAAGAATTTTTACGTGTAACATCATTTCGAAATTCGGAAGGGGAAAAACTAGGGTATTGTAAAATGTAATTTCCCCAATATCAGTATTAATATCAAGTATCAAgttaaaataatggaaaaattgcCCCAATATATAGTAGGATTCTAGAGCATATAAGTTATAAGGGAAATTACATATATTTGCTTCAACACTAATAACTCCTCTTGGAATGCTATAGAGTGTAATTCATAAAGAAGCCTACATCTTAAATACTCTTTAAAAAGAAGACCCACTTCTTATGCATGAAAAGAATTGGATTCACCATATGAGACCTACTCAAAATAGGAATACGAATTTTGCCATAGTCATGGACTTTATTAGAGTTGATTGTACTTTAACTAATCCATAATGATCTGTAGACATAACCATCTATATCATAGATAAAGCAAAACAattatttcatcaatatatGTTAGGAGATTGAACATGCACCTTGTCTAACTCAGCTACAGTAACAATTAACTCTCAAGCTTCACCTCATTACAAGCATAATATGTGTTGATTATTACGCTAGTACGTACTACTTTTGGGAGTTTTTGATTGCAATCCCACATTGAGCTGAACATCTCCAAATCCTTATAAACATTACCATGATCTCTCCCGCATAAGTATTTTTGTTACCCGTCGAATGTTAATCCTTTACTGATAGCAAATGCATTTAATTTAGGGCACCACAATCGATAGCTCCATGCACTTTGTGTATAACTTAGGAATATGCATTTTCTTACTCTCCCATCGAGCTTATTATTAATACTAGAACATAATGTGGGCaacaaaatatcataagaacaaaataattagcAATGTGACTTGACCACACTTTCTCGGGCGTGCAACATCGAATCGCAAATGATAGGTATCCATTCACCAAGTACTTCCTATACTGAGCGCATTCGCCAAGAATTTCCTAATTATACCAACACTAGATAACATTTTATAAGTTATCTCTAGTAACGTTCTGTTCATCAACTCTGTAACTTGTTGTGGTTCACTAGCAGAAGTGCAGTATCTCACTATGACCTTTCGTTGTGGAATTTGTTTAAAAGCTCCTAATAGAATTCCATGCTACTTTTAGTTAgcacatatttaattattataccATCTTCTATTCTTTCAAATCTCTCAATTGCCTAATCCTGATAATAGTATCAAGTTTGTTCCTTAGCATAAACACCTAGGTCTTCCTCAAGTAGTCTACCCATAATTGTTAGCATTAATCTTGTGCTCTTGATAAAATGAAGCCGCAACACCTTGTAAACATTCAAGCGAATTAACTCTATAATCTAGGTGGTTTTCTtataattatattgaacaacACTTTCCACTATTTACTCAAGTCATAACACCTGCATACATTTAATTTCTTGACAACATTCAACAAAGCAGATTCTTTTTACTCAAAACCTTCATGCTTCTCTCGCTAATGTGCCTTAAACGTATATGACACAATTTAAACTttcaatcaaattgatcaaactttgacccaaaagaaaatacatatgCATAAGACATCTTTGCGATGATGTCATACCTCGAGGCTCATATAGGCCTAACTATCACAAATGCACTAAGAGCAACTTCAGAACTCCATTTTCTAAAGTACACTAACATACAACCGAATTCAGAGCATCCAAGgaaattaggtttttcttcaattctaaaacatgcctcactccaatCAATATCCTCATGATACATTCATGCATTCTAATTGTAATATTGCCAACATCACCCTCAACATTATTTCCTAATTACAATTTACCATTTTCTATGcattgataagtgataaaccaatttCCATTTGGTGTAGCATGAAACTAACAATCAATATCCATAATCGATTTGTGAAATGATGAATCTTTAGTGATAGATAAGACAAAATCATCCCAATTAGAGACATTATCAACAGTTGCaataatatcattaaaaaactCAACCCTAAATCTCTCactcttttcattttataactTAAGGTAGTATCTTTTAAGGTATCCCCTCTTGACACATTTTCAACAAACAGCACCACCAATCCTACACTAACTATGTATGTTCAAATTCGTGTTACCCTTGCTAACACGTGCACTATTTCTTCCCCCACTTGCACTTACTAAAACAGGAGGCACAAGTTCAcaagattttcttttgcatGGGTCTTCActtaaaatcaaattatcaaTCTCATAAACCATCAAGCTTCTTAACCTAAAGGAATTATTGACAACAATAATTATAGAATCCCAATTATCAGGTATTGAGGATAatataatcaatgcacatagctcatcatcaaagtcaatctcaaccaaactaaattgactaataaccacattgaattcattgaatAACTTAACAATTGACTAATGATCACattgaatttattgatatgCTTCACAACTAACACATATTCACCCATCTTTGAGTGAGAGTAACATTGCATCTAGTAGACCTTCTCGATTGTAGAGGGTTTCTCATACATGCTGGATGATGCATTCATCAGTCTCAGAGTGGTCTATTGTCTTTCACAATATTAAACATGGCATTCCCAGCCAATGTGAATCAAATAACACCTAACGCCTATTTAGCCAGCATTGTTTAATTAACTTCCTTAATAGACTCAAGCTTTTTCCTAGATAAGGGTAAGTGCAGATTCCTTTGGTATAAATACTTCTCAATCTGCACCTTTTAGAAACCAAAatcatttccattaaatttgttgattttcacttttccttttcctattgCCATTGATTCACTTTACCCTAGTCAATCTTGACTCAGATACCAATTGTTGCAAAAAACAAGTAATTTACCAATAAAGTAAACAAATAAGAGAATAAATTGAACACCAAATTTACATAATTTGGTCAATAGGACAAATTCTACAAGGAGAGCAGCATAGTATTCGACTATAAGTCTAGCATACAATGGAGATTACAATCACACTCTAGTCACTCAAACACTACAACCACACTCTAGCCACTCAAACACTAAGCGTTTTTCAGTCACCAATCATACCCAATAATTCAGACAGTGCTTAACTCTCACAATTTCTGG
This region of Eucalyptus grandis isolate ANBG69807.140 chromosome 8, ASM1654582v1, whole genome shotgun sequence genomic DNA includes:
- the LOC120287395 gene encoding cysteine-rich receptor-like protein kinase 10 translates to MANVRICSGYMSPEYAMHGEFSVKSDVYSFGILLLEIICGKKNNLYQDEYLAGYAWNQWRDGTPLKVLDPAIVDSNSRDQVLRCLHICLLCIQEDPAIRPTMTTVVLLLSSNSITPPSPQHPAFFVQMKGLESDQSTRRTMPLSINGVSLTELCPR